In Buchananella sp. 14KM1171, the genomic stretch GAAAAGTAGCCGCTCCCCGGACGTGGTTTGGGTGTCGCCTGGCTCGTGATGCCCGCGCAGGCGGGCGCATCGAGGACGTCAAGCCCGCAGGGCATCCGATGGCTGGATACGCGATGCTCGGAAGGTGGCCAGCAATCCCCCCAGGAAGCCCACCACGATCCCGCCCAGCACACCCAAACCAACCGAGTTGGGGTCCAGCACCGGCTGCCAGCCGCGTGCAATTGTTACTCCCAGGATCGCCACGATGGAGACGTAGGCTCCGATTGCCCCGCCCAGCACACCGATCACTACGGACTCGGCCATGACCAGGGCACGGATGTGACTGCGGCGCGCACCGATAGCCCGGCGTAACCCGAACTCCCCGATCCGTTGGAAGACGGCATTGGTCATCGCGTTGGTAAGGGAAAGCACTGCGGCTAGCAGCGCAACCCCGGTCAGGGTCCAGAGCATTACCGAGAGGTTCGATTCGATCTCCCCGCGCAGGCTACGCGGATCGGGGGGAACCATCACCGCTATGCCGTTCTTGGCGGTGGGAATCCACGCTGCGGGAGCCTGTCTGCCCACCGAGGCGGCAGAGCCGGGCTGCACCCGCAACTCCGCGTTAGCGGAATCGGCTTTTTCGATGGTCGCAGCTTCAGACTCCAGCATCAGCACCGATTCAAGCAACTGCACGTTCAATCCCGCGTCCTCTAGGACACCCACGACTCGCCAGGCTGTCCCGTCTACCCAGAGTGCGGGCGAGGCCTGGAGCGGGCCCATCTGGATGCTCTTGGCCAGGTTGGCACCCACCACCACCTCGCCGGGGCCAAGCTGCTGCCCCGGTTTCAAACCCCTCACCGTCACGATGTCACCAGGCAGCGACCCATCCGTGACACCCACCAACGGGGGTTCAGCCTGAGAAGGAACACCGGGCCGCGTGGAGGCGCTTACTCCTCCCCGCGCCACCCACGTCATGGCGGAGGTGACTCCAGCCAGTTCCCGCAGCCGGTGCAAAGAATCCACAGATCCCGCCCAGTCAAAGTGAGCGCCTTCGTAGTCGAATGGTCCCGCCTGCATCGACACACGCTTGTTCTGGGCAGCGTCGAATATATCCGAGACCTGGTAGCGGGCGCTCAGGGCGAGCCCGTTTGTGGTGATGGCCAGCGCAACTCCCATTGCCACGGCCGCCACCAACCCCCACGTGCGTGAGGCCTTGGACCACAACCCCTGCCAGGCGTCCATGAGCGCGTCTAGCAGACGAACCTGCGAGTCTTTCCCGCTCGCGGGGGCGGTCTGTGCTGCCTCACCAACTGGCGGTGAACCGGGCGCAAGCGCGTGCGCAGACGCGGGCTGCTCGGAGACGTGTCCGTCGAGGACGTGTACCCTCCGCTTGGCGCGGGCGGCCAAAGCCGGGTCATGGGTGACCACGATCAGCGTGGTCCCGGTGGCGTTTAGCCTCTCCAGTGTCTCGATCACCACCTGGCCGCTCTTGCGGTCCAGGTTTCCGGTGGGCTCGTCAGCAACCAGCACGGGTGCCCCGGAAACGATGGCGCGCGCGATCGCCACGCGCTGACGCTCACCACCGGAGAGGGTGTCTACGCGCTGAGCGCTCTTGTGGGATAGCCCAACGAACTCCAGTGCCTCTAACGCTGCCGACTCCCGCTCCTTGGCGCCTATACCGCGATACAGGCTCCCAAGGGCAACATTGGCCAGTACGCTTCGCCCGGGCAACAGGTGAAAAGACTGGAAGATGAAGCCGAAGTTCCGGCTGCGCAACCGGGCGCGCACGTGATCAGGCAGGGTTGTGGTGGCAACGTCGTCCACCAAATAGGTGCCTTGCGTGGGCACGTCCAGCAAAGCGATCTGGTTGAGTAGGGTGGACTTGCCGGAGCCCGAGGGGCCCTCTATGGCCACGTAGTCACCCTGCTCGATCACCAAATCCACATCGGCAAGCGCAACCACGGGGGCTTCGCCCGCAAATGTGCGGCCGACTCCGCGCAGTTCTAGGTGGGTCACTCGAAGTCCACCCGCACCTTGTCACCGGGGGCGATGCCGCCCTCGACCGCGCACAGGCCCGCCACGCACCTGATCTCCCTAATGGCAGTCTGCTCAAAGGCGCCCTGGACCTGCTTGAGCACCCAGGTTCCCCCGGCCACGTCTACCGCGATGGCGCGTTGCGGCACCAGCAGGGCGCCTTTAAGCGGCTCGAAGAAGTCGATGGTGACCAGAGGCGGGTCTCCCTGCGCCCACTCTGCCGGCACGGCCCCGGAGAGCGGGGCGAGTTCCACTACGGTGTTGCTGGAACCGGGTGGCCCCTGCTCGGCGGACTGCTCGTCCGCCTCCTGTTCCTTTATCGAAGCAATCTTCACCGCCAGCTGCTGCTCGCCAACTGCGGCGCTTCCCGTCATTCCCACTTTCAAGCGAGCGGCCTGGCCGGCAGGCATTTGTACCTTGAGATGAACGTCGCTACCACCGACGATGAAGAAGGCGTTCTCCGCAGTCAAGGTTGTTCCGGTGGCGATTGCCTCGCTGACCTGGAGTGGTAGCTCCGGCAGCACCAACAGTTCGCTGGCACGCACCACCACTTCCGTCTTCGTGCTCGCAGGCGCAGGCGGGGCAGCCACTTGGGGAGCTGTGGTTTCCCCCTGCCCGCCCTCGGGATGGGTACTGGCCTTCTCCCCTCCTGACGGTGGATTTCCCACGCCCGGTTGAGGGGCGGGCGCGGGAGCCTCTGCCACCGGTCGGGTCACGGCGGCAGATCCGCGCTGCTGGTACATGTCCTTCACGCAGGCAGCGGTGTAGGGGCCAAACTCTCCCTCCGCGCTGATGTCGTAGCCCAAGGCCTGCAAGGCGCGCTGCAGCTGGCGGACGTCCTCACCCTCATCCCCCTCCGCCATGTCGCGGTAGAACGGGAAAGCCCCCGGAAGCGCGATGAGTGGACGGTCGTTTACCCAGGTGACAACGGAACCGGCTTGAAGTTGCTGGCCAGCGCCCGTTCCCTGAGCGGTAATGACAGCCGCGCCAGCGGGAATGGGGATGGTGAGCTTCTTTTGGGCCGCTCCCGTGACCTCCGCGCGTGCAGTGAGCTGTTCCTTCAAGTCCCCCTTGGCGACCGGCACCACGACTGGTTGGGCCAGTGGGGCCTGCGCGTTGGCCTCTCGTTGCGCAGGCGATTGAAAGCGGGTAGCCAGCATCCACGTGGCCACCACCAGCAACACCGCCACCGCTACCGCCCCCAGGGGCAAAACCCAGCGCTTCAAACTGCTCCTCACTACTTCTCTGCCTGCACCTCTGCCAACAAGGCACGCAGCTTAATGGCATCCTGTTCTGATTGCTGAGCTGCCGCGTCCAGTTCAGCGCGGTGGGCGTTGACAAACGCTTCCTGCTGGGCCCACTCGTCCTCATAAAGGGTTTGGTCCCAGCCAGAAGATACACGGCACTGCGCATCGTGCACCGCGTACTCGATCTCCTCCGCACCAGGCTGGCCACCGGCATACCAATCAAAGCGCTGCTGAAGCGTTTCCGGAATGTGGTATCTAGTTTTATCGAATGGCTGCTCGGGCAGATCAGGAATACCCAGCGGCGCCATGCACTCACGCCAGCGCTGCGCCGCAGCCACAGCCTGCATACTGTCCCGATTCACCCCGACACGGTTTAGGTCAGCTATCCCGGAAAGCCGGTTTGAGACATCAAGCTGTGATTCCCCATATCGGGCTAGAAATTCTTCGCTAGCTGGTTCCATGCACTTTTTCCACTCATCCCGAAGTGAGGAATTGCCTGCAAAGCCATCCCCTGCCCGCTGCTGTTCCTCGGTCCAGGGATTCTGTGGATTGGGGGCGGGGCGATAACCGTACTTCTGGGCGATTCTCACGTTGAAGAGCCGATCGGCCAGCTTGCCTGTAGGTGCATCTTCTGGGAAAGGCGCAGAGGAATCACGATTCACTTTTCGCTCTGTGATTCCGTTACTCCACATGCACTTGACCACCATGCGTTCCCAGATCTCCAGGGACATTGCGTGGTTACTCGGGTAGAGCCAGCGGTCTAACGGCAGCGCCCGGGTGGAGATGTCCTTTTGCACATCCCCTGCGACAGCACCCCCGCTTCCTCCACCAGCACCAGTACCACCACTGTTAGCCTCAGCCGCCTGAGCCGAAGCGACTATGACTGATGGTGCAGACGTCGGTGTCACTACCGGTGCGGGCGGCGCCTGCCCGGACTCATCCTGCCCACCAATCGGAGCGCAGGCCGCCAGGGCCAGGCAGGCCCCGACTGCACCGTAAACAAAACGCACGTGCCGTTTAGTCACGTTTCACCACCAAAACTACTCAGGCGTGAAAGGACCAGAAACTGGCAACTTGGAGGGGCGTGAACCGCCGGCCCTTTGCTAACGCATTAGCTGCATTAGCGCCAGCTTAGCCACTAAACCCCGCCCAGGCAACCACCCGCCCCCACCGGCGCGCCCGCGCCCCGCAGTGTTTCAGTTTTGAACGGCCTAGACCTTGTGCATTCGACCTAGACCATGCGTAGTGCTCTAAGGTCTAGGTCGAATGCACAAGGTCTAGGTCGACCGGTTTAGCCCATCGTGGGTCCTGTGCGCGCACCTGAGCCCGGCACCTGCGCGCGTCACTGGAGTCCGGCACCGACGCACGTCGCTGGAGTCCGGCGCGCTATTCCCTCACAACCCGCCCCGGCAGGGCCACTGCTCGCGCGCCCCCGATGGCACCACTGCTCGCGCGCACCCCGCCCCAGTGGCGCCACTGCTCGCGCGGGCGGGATTTGCGCCGGGCGGCTGGCGGCGACGTCGGCCACCCGCCCGGGTAAAATCGCTGTCCATGAGTGAAAACGCCCTCCTGGAGGCAATCCACGCCGCCCTGGCCACGGTCATCGACCCCGAGATCCGCAGGCCAATCACGGAACTGGGCATGGTGGACAACGTGGAGGTGGACGGCGCGGGCATCGCGACTGTCCACATCCTGCTGACCACCGCCGGCTGCCCGTTGCGGGACAAGATCAGCAAGGACGTCGCCGCTGCGGTCGGCGCGGTGGAGGGCATCGAGGCCGTCGACGTGCGCATGGGCGTCATGAACGACGAACAGAAAAGCGAACTGCGCTCCAAACTGACCGGCGGAGCACCAGAGCCGGAGATCCCGTTCACCAAGCCGGGCAACCTGACGCGCATCTACGCGGTCACCTCCGGCAAGGGCGGGGTGGGCAAGTCCACCGTCACCTCCAACCTGGCGGCCGCGATGGCCAAGCAGGGATTGAAGGTGGGCGTGGTGGACGCTGACATCTACGGGTTTTCCATCCCGCGCATGCTGGGCGTGGGCCACCCGCCCACCAAGGTTGACACCGCGATCATCCCGCCGGTGGCGAAGGACGTGAAGGTCATCTCGATCGGTATGTTCGTGCCGGACGGCCAGCCGGTGGTGTGGCGCGGCCCCATGCTGCACCGCGCGATCGGGCAGTTCCTGGGCGACGTGCACTGGGGTGACCTGGACGTGCTGCTGCTGGACCTGCCCCCGGGGACCGGCGACGTGGCCATCTCTATCGCCCAGTACCTGCCCAACGCGGAGATCCTGGTGGTGACCACCCCGCAGCTCGCGGCCGCCGAGGTGGCCGAGCGCGCCGGCTCCATCGCCGCCCAGACCCGCCAGCGCGTGGTGGGCGTGGTGGAGAACATGAGCTACCTGGAGCAGGAGGACGGCACGCGCCTGGAGATCTTCGGGGCCGGCGGCGGCCAGGCCGTCTCCGAGCACCTGAGCGAGCAGCTTGGCTACGAAGTGCCGCTGCTGGCGCAGATTCCTTTGTCCGTTGATTTGCGCCGCTCCGGTGACCTGGGTGACCCCCTGGCCGGTCAGGACGCCGACGACGCTGCCGCCGCCGCCCTGCGAGACGTGGCCGCAACGCTGGGCAAGCGGGCGCGGGGACTGTCCGGCCGCCCGCTTGGCGTTACCCCGCTGCGTTAGTAGAAAGGCAGCCGAAAGTGGATAAGTCCCAGTCGTGGACCTACACGGAAGAATTCGTCACGGAGGACGAGGCGATCGCTGCGGGCCGCGTGAGCGCCCACGAGCTGGGCGCCCCGACCATCTCCCCCGGCACCGGCGCGGCCCTGCGCCTGCTGGTGGCTGCCGGGGGCGCCAAGGCGGTGCTAGAAATCGGCACCGGCACGGGCGTGGGTTCCCTGTGGCTGCTGGCGGGCATGCCCGCCGACGGTGTGCTCACCTCCATCGACCCGGAGGCGGAGTTCCACAAGGCCGCCAAGAAGGTCCTGGCCACCGCCGGCTACCCGGCCACGCGACTGCGCCTGATCTGCGGGCAGCCGCTGGACGTGCTGCCGCGCATGGCCTCGCGTGCCTACGACGCGGTGGTGATCGACGCCTCCGTGGGTGACCACGCCGAGCACCTGGAGCACGCCAGGCGCCTGCTGCGCCCCGGCGGCCTGGTGTGTTTTGTGCACGCCCTTGCCGGGGATGCGGTGGCCGACCCGGCGCGCCGCGACGCGACCACCGTGGCCGCCCGCGAGCTGGGGCGCCACCTGCGGGACGACCAGGACTTCCTGACCACCCTGCTGCCGGTGGGCGACGGCCTGTTGGCGGCCGTGCGGCGCTAGCTGCACGGGCGAAAAGACTGGGAGGGGCGGCCGGCGGCCGCCCCTCCCAGTCTCTTGGTGAAGCTCAGTTGACGCCCTGCAGGCAGGTGGCCAGCTCCTTGGCCTCGTCAGCGGAGAGCTCTACCACCAGGCGGCCTCCGCCTTCCAGCGGAACACGCATGACGATGCTGCGTCCTTCCTTGGTTACCTCAAGCGGACCATCACCGGTGCGCGGCTTCATCGCTGCCATGGGTTCTCCTTGCGTTTGCTACGGCGCTGAATAAACGCTGTAGCCATTCTAGTTGGTGATTCCCCAAAGCGCCGCTTACCAGCGGCCCGTTGCGGATAACGCCCGTAGGATGGCCCCGAACAGGGAGGTAGCACCATGATGTTGTCCAAGAAGACCACCTACCACAAGGGCCCAACGCTGCTGCGCGGCCCGCACATTCCCAGTGAGACCACGGATGCTCGCCTCCTTGCCTCTGCGGACGACACCGATTGGCTCCACAAGGACCCGTGGCGGGTGATGCGGATCCAGGCCGAGTTCGTGGAAGGCTTCGGGGCGCTGGCGGAGCTGGGCCCGGCGATCTCCATCTTCGGTTCGGCCCGCACCGGCCCGGGCACGCCCGAGTATCAGATGGGCGAGCGAACCGCCGCCCTGCTGGTGGAGCGCGGCTTTGCGGTGATTACCGGCGGCGGGCCGGGCGTCATGGAGGCCGGCAACAAGGGCGCCGCCCAGGCCGGTGGCACCTCCGTGGGCCTGGGAATCGAACTTCCCTTCGAGCAGGGTCTGAACGACTACGTCAACCTGGGCATCAACTTCCGCTACTTCTTTGCCCGCAAGACCATGTTCGTGAAATACGCCCAGGGCTTCGTGTGCCTGCCGGGCGGGTTTGGCACCCTGGACGAGCTCTTCGAGGCGCTCACCCTGGTGCAGACCCACAAGGTGCGCTCCTTCCCCCTGGCGTTGATCGACTCCAGCTACTGGGGCGGCCTGCTGGACTGGATCCGGGAGACGATGGTGGGGCGCGGCACCATCTCCGCCTCAGACCTGGACCTGATCCGACTGGTGGACACCCCCGAGGAGGCGGTGGACTTCGTGGTCTCCCGCGTGCACGACCTGGCAAACGGGGACGCGAACGCCTAGCGGGGTCTCTCAGGCACTCACAATCCCCAGCGTGACCAGTGCACATGGCCCCCACCCGCACATTGCGATAGATTCGCCGAAGGCCTCTAGACGGAATATGCCGACCGGGGAGGCTGCACGTCAGCCACTGGAGGTTCTCGTTGGGTACACGTCCCTCTGATTGGAGTGCTCTGGGGTTGGGTGGTGATCCGACTTCGGGGGATCCGGTGGTGGTGCGTGATGGCGCTACCCGGTATCGGGGTGTGGCTGATGCGATCAAGCGTTGCGCCGACAGCCTGCGGGCGCTGGAGGCGGGGGCGAGTTCGCGGGCTGAGAGTGTCACGGCGCTGCTGGAGCAGCGTGACACCCTGGTGGACGGGATTGGTAGAGCAGAGGGGCGTTATCGCGCGGCCGGGGACGCACTGGAGACGTATTCGGCGGCGCTGGACCGGGTACAGACCGACACGCTGAATGCTTTGTATGCGGCCAGGCAGGCCACGTGGGAACGCGATGAGGCCCGCGACAACCAGCACTACTACCAAGACCTGGCCGACGACTACGCGAATACCGACGACGACAGCGGCTATGGGCATGACCAGCAGGTGCGTTACACGCGGCTAGCTAATAGTGCTGGACAGGAGGCGGCGGCCGCACAGGAGCGGATTGATAACCAAGTCCAGGTGGCCCAAAACGCCGTCCAGGAGCGTGACCAAGCCGCCCAGACAGCTATTGACGCCATCCAGCGGGCAACCACCACCGATGGGCTCAATGATGGCCGGTGGGAGGACTACGGCGCCAAGATCCTGGGCTGGATCGCAGACCTAGCTCAGGCAATCGCCCAGTTCGCTGGGATCCTGGCCATGGCCCTGTGCTGGATCCCCGTACTAGGCCCAGCACTAGCAGTCATCGCCGCAATCGCGGGCATCGTAGAAGCCGTAGCGAACATCGGCCTAGCCATCGGCGGTGAGAAGAGCTGGGGCGAAGCCCTCCTCTCCGTGGGCTTCGCCGCCCTAGGCTGCATCGGTCTAGGCGGACTACGCGGCGCAGTCTCCTCACTCAAGGCCCTGAAGAACTTTGGTGGGGCACTCAAAACTGCTGGTGGACTGAAGGGCGCGTTCTTAACCTTCGCCAAAAGCACCATCCCACCCGGTGCGCGCGACGCATTGCTGAAGTTCGGGCAGCGCTTACGCATCGCCGCCAACAGGAAGAACCTCTACGTCAAAGGCAAGACCCTCCAACCAGGAACCAAGGGCCGAGACCTCCTAGCATCAAAATCCCCCTACGGACGCCGGTTCGGCAGACGGATCAAGAACTCGCAAGAGTGGGAACTACTCTATAGAACGGGCCCCGACTTGAACGATGTTGCCTGGCCAAACCCATGCTTCATAGAAGGCAGCAAGCGCTCATTCAACGTAGACGAGTACATCAGACGCTACGGAGACACGATCGACCGGATCGGAGGAGGTACCGGCAAATGGTTTTCCCCAGTAGAGAAGGGAAGAGTATTTAGCTTTGAGGCGCGCGCCGTACCGCGCTACCATCTGGAATACGAATACAATCAGATACGCCTCGTAGAGGCCCCCAAGGATTGGACTATCGAAGTTTCAGTCGCCACACCAGGCTTCGGCCAACCTGGCGGCGCCCTACAGATTCAGTTCATCTCGAAAGGAAGAGAGGTATCCTTCGCAGAACTCCTAGACAAATCAAGGAGCACAGTATGGTGACATTCGCACTGACTAACACCTTCCTCCGTTTTTTGCAATCACTCACTCCAGACACCACCATTGTGGAATATGAGAGCGGATACGGAATTTCCCACAGGTTCGGCGTCTCCACGCGCATAACAT encodes the following:
- a CDS encoding ATP-binding cassette domain-containing protein, with amino-acid sequence MTHLELRGVGRTFAGEAPVVALADVDLVIEQGDYVAIEGPSGSGKSTLLNQIALLDVPTQGTYLVDDVATTTLPDHVRARLRSRNFGFIFQSFHLLPGRSVLANVALGSLYRGIGAKERESAALEALEFVGLSHKSAQRVDTLSGGERQRVAIARAIVSGAPVLVADEPTGNLDRKSGQVVIETLERLNATGTTLIVVTHDPALAARAKRRVHVLDGHVSEQPASAHALAPGSPPVGEAAQTAPASGKDSQVRLLDALMDAWQGLWSKASRTWGLVAAVAMGVALAITTNGLALSARYQVSDIFDAAQNKRVSMQAGPFDYEGAHFDWAGSVDSLHRLRELAGVTSAMTWVARGGVSASTRPGVPSQAEPPLVGVTDGSLPGDIVTVRGLKPGQQLGPGEVVVGANLAKSIQMGPLQASPALWVDGTAWRVVGVLEDAGLNVQLLESVLMLESEAATIEKADSANAELRVQPGSAASVGRQAPAAWIPTAKNGIAVMVPPDPRSLRGEIESNLSVMLWTLTGVALLAAVLSLTNAMTNAVFQRIGEFGLRRAIGARRSHIRALVMAESVVIGVLGGAIGAYVSIVAILGVTIARGWQPVLDPNSVGLGVLGGIVVGFLGGLLATFRASRIQPSDALRA
- a CDS encoding peptidoglycan-binding domain-containing protein is translated as MRSSLKRWVLPLGAVAVAVLLVVATWMLATRFQSPAQREANAQAPLAQPVVVPVAKGDLKEQLTARAEVTGAAQKKLTIPIPAGAAVITAQGTGAGQQLQAGSVVTWVNDRPLIALPGAFPFYRDMAEGDEGEDVRQLQRALQALGYDISAEGEFGPYTAACVKDMYQQRGSAAVTRPVAEAPAPAPQPGVGNPPSGGEKASTHPEGGQGETTAPQVAAPPAPASTKTEVVVRASELLVLPELPLQVSEAIATGTTLTAENAFFIVGGSDVHLKVQMPAGQAARLKVGMTGSAAVGEQQLAVKIASIKEQEADEQSAEQGPPGSSNTVVELAPLSGAVPAEWAQGDPPLVTIDFFEPLKGALLVPQRAIAVDVAGGTWVLKQVQGAFEQTAIREIRCVAGLCAVEGGIAPGDKVRVDFE
- a CDS encoding Mrp/NBP35 family ATP-binding protein — translated: MSENALLEAIHAALATVIDPEIRRPITELGMVDNVEVDGAGIATVHILLTTAGCPLRDKISKDVAAAVGAVEGIEAVDVRMGVMNDEQKSELRSKLTGGAPEPEIPFTKPGNLTRIYAVTSGKGGVGKSTVTSNLAAAMAKQGLKVGVVDADIYGFSIPRMLGVGHPPTKVDTAIIPPVAKDVKVISIGMFVPDGQPVVWRGPMLHRAIGQFLGDVHWGDLDVLLLDLPPGTGDVAISIAQYLPNAEILVVTTPQLAAAEVAERAGSIAAQTRQRVVGVVENMSYLEQEDGTRLEIFGAGGGQAVSEHLSEQLGYEVPLLAQIPLSVDLRRSGDLGDPLAGQDADDAAAAALRDVAATLGKRARGLSGRPLGVTPLR
- a CDS encoding O-methyltransferase; amino-acid sequence: MDKSQSWTYTEEFVTEDEAIAAGRVSAHELGAPTISPGTGAALRLLVAAGGAKAVLEIGTGTGVGSLWLLAGMPADGVLTSIDPEAEFHKAAKKVLATAGYPATRLRLICGQPLDVLPRMASRAYDAVVIDASVGDHAEHLEHARRLLRPGGLVCFVHALAGDAVADPARRDATTVAARELGRHLRDDQDFLTTLLPVGDGLLAAVRR
- a CDS encoding DUF3117 domain-containing protein, whose translation is MAAMKPRTGDGPLEVTKEGRSIVMRVPLEGGGRLVVELSADEAKELATCLQGVN
- a CDS encoding TIGR00730 family Rossman fold protein, with amino-acid sequence MMLSKKTTYHKGPTLLRGPHIPSETTDARLLASADDTDWLHKDPWRVMRIQAEFVEGFGALAELGPAISIFGSARTGPGTPEYQMGERTAALLVERGFAVITGGGPGVMEAGNKGAAQAGGTSVGLGIELPFEQGLNDYVNLGINFRYFFARKTMFVKYAQGFVCLPGGFGTLDELFEALTLVQTHKVRSFPLALIDSSYWGGLLDWIRETMVGRGTISASDLDLIRLVDTPEEAVDFVVSRVHDLANGDANA
- a CDS encoding glycohydrolase toxin TNT-related protein (This protein contains a domain related to Tuberculosis Necrotizing Toxin, which is the C-terminal effector domain of outer membrane channel protein CpnT, and which has a lethal NAD+-glycohydrolase activity.), whose protein sequence is MADAIKRCADSLRALEAGASSRAESVTALLEQRDTLVDGIGRAEGRYRAAGDALETYSAALDRVQTDTLNALYAARQATWERDEARDNQHYYQDLADDYANTDDDSGYGHDQQVRYTRLANSAGQEAAAAQERIDNQVQVAQNAVQERDQAAQTAIDAIQRATTTDGLNDGRWEDYGAKILGWIADLAQAIAQFAGILAMALCWIPVLGPALAVIAAIAGIVEAVANIGLAIGGEKSWGEALLSVGFAALGCIGLGGLRGAVSSLKALKNFGGALKTAGGLKGAFLTFAKSTIPPGARDALLKFGQRLRIAANRKNLYVKGKTLQPGTKGRDLLASKSPYGRRFGRRIKNSQEWELLYRTGPDLNDVAWPNPCFIEGSKRSFNVDEYIRRYGDTIDRIGGGTGKWFSPVEKGRVFSFEARAVPRYHLEYEYNQIRLVEAPKDWTIEVSVATPGFGQPGGALQIQFISKGREVSFAELLDKSRSTVW